Proteins encoded in a region of the Plasmodium falciparum 3D7 genome assembly, chromosome: 1 genome:
- a CDS encoding ubiquitin carboxyl-terminal hydrolase 1, putative: MSHINYNVEKRKSLKKHNNNNNNNNNIYNNKIDTPNIKNYDDSSKHINTNPQVLDSILLSNMEKDKKLKLLNNYINMFDKNKNDKVTTNHPSHNIYNRKNNDTYDDQDKDEQYVDTDDSFSLSNTKKKINKRDIISYDNYIFEDEDKVSSKYLEYKNDSTSHMKKKKDEGSNRKGNINMDSNNNDDNNNNINMKSNTNNNNNNNNNNNKDDDYYDDNNYYHKNHSDSINNSINYNDIHRKEKKNKKNTHNEKKYISNMYNFQYDDYDKKKKKKNTLETYDSDTKNSDIFINTGFLPYSLNKKKNNKKRKGKKKNEQEENRHNVNYDDNMDDDDDDNNDNNNDDDSNNNNNDDDSNNNNNDDDSNNNNNDDDSNNNNNDDDSNNNNNDDSNNNNNDDSNNNNNDDSNNTGSFFKNKMIQSHVINNKYDNTNDYLDDLESFEYNKTKKKKKKKNDTIDDVFKNKRNDNTKIKYNYNNNNNNNNNVLEYELNYVHNSFDTHPKKWSHHSLPDNYEGEKKKKKNKTKKKRHDMNFYSIDKNNLDEQDLFSNQEALTILKNFAKENNVSHPYKEKKINKNKKTSSNSMYKDYSNNINNYNNNNDENNNYKDIVSNYDNNYEYDKKNKNKIDVEQNVHMINYINVNNKQTNINNHNDNNFNVNKELSINDNVYENFIREYKNLQSLFSYNKNKIEDHFNPLTRIIEKNKEDNIVLENNINKFILNAHEGLSKKMLSYHMDEQEDVQGMKSIEDDNKGGDNKGGDNKGGDKKGGDNKGGDKKGDDKKGDDNKDDDNDDDDDDDDNDDDDDDESTISYSKSDLSKIVEYINNDDMEEMTRFSNNNSVLQKKKQNKKKKNEQNKDNILTKNSKHNSTHTINCKNKKDLKNLSTSTNIMDESIHKNNNDNNMNSNKNNNDNNMNSNNNNNDNNMNSNNNNNDNNMNSNNNNNNNYNSSSDMKIIESNNIPYSPNNNMKKKKKKKKKNLKEKLNNNIKYNEIITKTHIFPTNKIIQHDKGVEYETTNSKHLLHKNINNIYNQSEQNWSLHEDLLKEVLTKEEYNEKLIKKNKNKNSKINKKTVDNKETHLHKQIAEKYDNIHTYIVETRKDKYSPSDHEKQNSFIKERVLHSKKKIKGKKNSKRNIKMVSRNKENKKERTMKSQNDNHLNNHESDDNNSIENSYEESAMYDENNSSIHDDNSKKEKFSDNEKYHERAEEEIVSDDLYQEDDNSDHSNKKIKMNMKSMTSFDKDKRRYTIQNLEEIKKKSKKSINKNENDKYGYNSDYMNDSGDFAVEKKDKKKKTQQENCDNKYGNKYNKCDKDKDKDNYNNKDKFLPSDQAFHYDNRKAKKKNKEDILKDQYNDEHIKEYFYSLIEGQVSKNNKNKKKKNSQRDYSLNKSTKEKGVKKERLLHNKHFKETDSEEDQNNKKNKNNIYLKKNYDQENEKDNEYENEKSYKKSTRPYYEEDHTPYRKQNIQDWSSYTKDKENKLNMDDDINMNKGNDQDVNRTYKNEKNKEEDKYGKNEKNEKYDKYDKYEKYEKYDKYKKDNKNQHDDPLYDNINKNYDNDNKGLEFFSNNFFHIKKFIEKKENENVHMSKIENSQKEEELNHKRNNLNSSGKTEKLEKFLGLYKENNEAMDFYKSVLIEENNSMNISKNKINKNNIIDDRMKDNISKINRYNSDDTYIKVENNYDNKKEMNNSDELNGNNNNNNNKNNNNNNNNNNNNNNNNNNNNNINNGGDKNRRNNFNNNNIYMCKNVKNIILSLELSNEEKINEVRKILFYSSSDEKKYIMNEILNILYIYPQLYVSCIISLFYLFILDNEIFEKYFNADDLVYLFNEKIDFRYAEWFLKTYLFYKYKYSDNTHTKGSIYYIKKGSPRNSIKREDSNMYADQSVMAENIKKNYLNEGNQKDDDNKNNYDDKENNYDDKENNYDDKENNYDDNKNNYDDNKNNYDDKKNNYDDKKNNYDDNKNNYDYNNNKNDDDDSINVSSSLKGIHKNTFDPFFEKHSNNSLMDSGDDYLCDMNNLSNNKKDIYILWTYFESSKCVGYNECKTLLSLCLKNENETCINNISASKLRSLVISIWSNIPSSKPKRSFIKLIFNWINNKKDDLHKKKNLFYLLKSEKKNNKNLSKICFNYFLNYLIKYKDNCSNDIIYILYLIDENELKIYSKNFIQNHKINFNQFISIWNIMCILFWDTDEINNFTFLQKNKYYYYDFMLIFLKTFYDYINVNRDMREIMKMKLKRTFLTGYHHDVEEPSQEHMSLYQEKNNIHNQDNRLSFTYMKKMSLSNSSINNKQDKHEDQNEYLNLFDIENIINNFNFTDFVNNEISRDNYFDSFFGATNMPIPSMSNISLAGNHTTQYEKNTRHNYNSPLTHPLWRNRQEKERDLQRIKDEEERLKRRGGVPLTEAYDIENLIFLGICIKIVICRISNLLNAKSCLQQFHYFLNHKRLGLKIFKYSHIILVYFIPFFKKYYFLWKFIEHEIDKDIMNLIKYIMDHLENMQVENIPLSLCNINNTSNQMLPGVSNQNMNERTYAENLHNMNNIHNNKFCPSSYRHTQNILNMNSTHNNSSVNNNFNKMNHSISEKMGKNKNDNIFSFLKSTKNNMSFDQNGRLVNSNINYMKNKNLLLCKEEQEKHTSFQSLNCNRTKNNSIQERVVYGKEINNNHNLKDINVFKYKKHEHKHGEFFNLNNMKYPLYGKNKNIMDDDNLGNNIFHPKKKNKDEFIGSFKNNSSYVINDEDDEHYISYDDMFRNYDSDDDSNISNSKNTSENFNVKDFITNLHFANLDDDNNIISKNFFSTSKKLNDQKGEQKGEQNGEQKCEQKYEQKYEHQGSSVKIQNNKIINKMKYDPFLSSSESSNYNEDKNIMYMYPNEPNYKDSKKVLSQKKKKKKSTINNFHRINSNGPHTNEEFIEKDQSTSIIGSLGQDDSFDKISHKNTHFDHHKNNPSDLTNNHMMKNVKHMKNIKQHCSNDDYSTSKYEELVNEHTIRKNTNRRNSLYAYPTQNRISDQMENQKIRKNTSLEKNVHHMNDNYDEINFTEKYFEQEYGSDQHDQRNNSMDAVNSVNHVNRMDGVNHVNRMDGVNHVNRMDGVNRVNRMNHANRVSRMNHANRVSRMNHANRVSRMNHANRVSPNNIEDIRMGGVKIKKYLMLPINKFTFENMSKRNYPHPPVGLMNLGNTCYLNSLLQALYSTVSFIVNLFLFKINETNNKVRTVPNYEIYKSQMHQENTNSELDYFLEEIKSFFKNMLTTDKSYISADRVLNMLPVELNNRNQQDVTEVFRYIFDKLGGSEKEFLRLIFSGVVIQKVQCQKCLFISKKKEIIHDLSFPVPISTNEKLSIQRFFDTFIQKEKIYGNNKYKCSRCNKKRNALKWNEIISPPCHLILILNRYNWSFSSNEKKKIKTHVKINSKIVVNNFDYKLYGAIIHGGISASSGHYYFIGKKSERQNKKKSSWYQMNDSVVTKANSKMINKISKDLSNDHTPYVLFYRCKQAPISPDLYF, translated from the exons atgtctcatataaattataatgtcgaaaaaagaaaatcattaaaaaaacataataataataataataataataataatatttacaacAATAAAATAGACACTCCTAATATTAAGAATTATGATGATAGTagtaaacatataaataccAACCCACAAGTTCTAGATTCGATTTTATTAAGCAATAtggaaaaagataaaaagttaaaattattaaataattatattaatatgtttgataaaaataaaaacgaCAAAGTCACAACAAACCACCCGagtcataatatttataataggaaaaataatgatacatATGATGATCAGGATAAAGACGAACAATATGTAGATACAGACGACTCGTTCAGCTTATCTAAtacgaagaaaaaaataaataaaagagaTATTATCTCATATGATAATTACATTTTTGAAGACGAAGATAAAGTGTCTTCCAAATATTTGGAATATAAAAACGACAGTACATCtcatatgaaaaagaagaaagacGAAGGTAGCAACAGAAAAGGTAACATAAACATGGacagtaataataatgatgataataataacaatataaacaTGAAGAGTAAcacaaacaataataataataataataataataataataaggatgatgattattatgatgataataattattatcataaaaacCATAGCGatagtattaataatagtattaattataatgatattcatagaaaagaaaaaaaaaataaaaagaatacgcacaacgaaaaaaaatatataagtaatatgtataattttcaatatgatgattatgacaaaaaaaaaaaaaaaaaaaatacattagaAACATACGACTCCGATACGAAGAATAgtgatatttttattaatactgGCTTTCTTCCCTATTctttgaataaaaaaaaaaataataagaaaaggaaagggaaaaaaaaaaatgaacaagaaGAAAATAGGCACAACgttaattatgatgataatatggatgacgatgatgatgataataatgacaataataatgatgatgatagtaataataacaataatgatgatgatagtaataataacaataatgatgatgatagtaataataacaataatgatgatgatagtaataataacaataatgatgatgatagtaataataacaataatgatgatagtaataataacaataatgatgatagtaataataacaataatgatgatagtaataatactgggtctttttttaaaaataaaatgatccAATCTCATGTTATaaacaataaatatgataacaCAAATGATTATTTAGATGATCTTGAATCATTTGAAtacaataaaacaaaaaagaaaaaaaaaaaaaaaaatgataccaTAGATgatgtttttaaaaataaaagaaacgataatacaaaaataaaatataattataataataataataataataataataatgtattagAATACGAATTAAATTATGTACATAATTCTTTCGATACTCATCCCAAAAAATGGAGTCACCATTCTCTTCCAGATAATTATGaaggagaaaaaaagaaaaaaaaaaataaaacaaaaaaaaaaagacatgACATGAACTTTTATAgtatagataaaaataatttagatGAACAGGATCTGTTTAGTAATCAAGAAGCATTAaccattttaaaaaattttgctAAGGAAAATAATGTATCTCATCcgtataaagaaaaaaaaataaacaaaaataaaaaaacatcaTCAAATAGTATGTATAAAGATTATTCGAATAATatcaataattataataataataatgatgaaaataataattataaagataTTGTTTcgaattatgataataactATGAAtacgataaaaaaaataaaaataaaatcgaCGTTGAACAAAATGTACACATGATTAATTACattaatgtaaataataaacaaacaaatattaataatcataatgataataattttaatgtaaataaagaattatcCATTAACGATAAtgtatatgaaaattttataagGGAATATAAAAATCTACAATccttattttcatataataaaaataaaatcgaAGATCATTTTAATCCCCTCACTCGTATTATTGAAAAGAATAAAGAGGACAACATAgttttagaaaataatattaacaagtTTATTTTAAATGCACATGAGGGGTTGTCAAAAAAAATGTTGAGCTATCATATGGATGAACAGGAGGACGTGCAAGGAATGAAATCTATtgaagatgataataaaggTGGTGATAATAAAGGTGGTGATAATAAAGGTGGTGATAAAAAGGGTGGTGATAATAAAGGTGGTGATAAAAAGGGTGATGATAAAAAgggtgatgataataaagatgaCGATAACGATGACGATGATGATGACGATGacaatgatgatgatgatgatgacgaAAGCACCATTAGCTATTCCAAAAGTGATTTATCAAAAATtgtagaatatataaataatgatgatatggAAGAAATGACAAGatttagtaataataattctgtattacaaaaaaaaaaacaaaataaaaaaaagaaaaatgaacagaataaagataatatattaacaaaaaatagTAAACATAATAGTACACATACAATtaattgtaaaaataaaaaggatctTAAGAATTTATCCACAAGTACAAATATAATGGATGAATCTATTCATAAAAACaacaatgataataatatgaacagcaataaaaacaacaatgataataatatgaacagtaataataacaacaatgataataatatgaacagtaataataacaacaatgataataatatgaacagtaataataacaacaataataattataatagtagtagtgatatgaaaattatagaaagtaataatataccTTATTcaccaaataataatatgaaaaaaaaaaaaaaaaaaaaaaaaaaaaacttaaaagaaaaattaaataataacattaaatataatgaaataattaCAAAGACACATATATTTCCaacaaacaaaataatacaacATGATAAAGGTGTAGAATACGAAACAACAAATTCAAAACATCtcttacataaaaatattaataatatatataaccaaAGTGAACAGAATTGGTCTCTTCATGAAGATCTTTTAAAAGAAGTTTTAAcaaaagaagaatataatgaaaaattgatcaaaaaaaataaaaataaaaatagtaaaataaataaaaagacaGTAGATAATAAAGAAACACATCTACATAAACAAATCGcagaaaaatatgataacatACATACTTATATAGTTGAAACCagaaaagataaatattCACCTAGTGACcatgaaaaacaaaacagTTTTATAAAAGAGCGCGTTCTtcattccaaaaaaaaaatcaaaggaaaaaaaaatagtaagAGGAACATAAAAATGGTATCTCGAAATAAGGAAAACAAAAAGGAAAGAACAATGAAAAGTCAAAATGACAATCATCTTAATAATCATGAGAGTGATGACAATAATAGTATTGAAAACAGTTATGAGGAAAGTGCTATGTATGATGAAAACAATAGCAGTATTCATGAtgataattcaaaaaaagaaaaattcagtgataatgaaaaatatcaTGAACGTGCTGAAGAAGAAATTGTAAGTGATGATCTTTACCAAGAAGATGATAATAGTGAtcattcaaataaaaaaattaaaatgaatatgaaaTCAATGACCAGCTTCGATAAAGATAAAAGGAGATATACAATACAAAATCTtgaagaaataaagaaaaaatccaaaaaaagtattaacaaaaatgaaaacgACAAATATGGATATAATAGTGATTATATGAACGATTCAGGTGATTTTGCGgtggaaaaaaaagataaaaaaaaaaaaacacaacaAGAAAAttgtgataataaatatggtaataaatataacaaatgtgataaagataaagataaagataattataataataaggacAAATTTCTTCCCAGTGATCAAGCTTTTCATTATGATAATCgtaaagcaaaaaaaaaaaataaagaagatatattaaaagatcaatataatgatgaacatataaaagaatatttttattccttAATAGAAGGACAAGTCtctaaaaacaataaaaacaaaaaaaaaaaaaattcccaAAGAGATTATAGTTTGAATAAATCTACTAAAGAAAAAGGAGTAAAAAAAGAACGCCTTTTACACAATAAACATTTTAAAGAAACTGATTCGGAAGAAGAtcaaaacaacaaaaaaaataaaaataatatttatttaaaaaaaaattatgatcaagaaaatgaaaaagataatgaatatgaaaatgaaaaaagttataaaaaaagtacaCGCCCGTACTATGAAGAAGATCATACACCTTATCGTAAACAGAATATTCAGGATTGGTCTTCCTACAcaaaagataaagaaaataaattaaatatggatgatgatataaatatgaataaaggAAATGACCAAGACGTGAACCGTAcctataaaaatgaaaaaaataaagaagaagataaatatggaaaaaatgaaaaaaacgaaaaatatgacaaatatgacaaatatgaaaaatatgaaaaatatgataaatacaaaaaagataataaaaatcaaCATGATGATCCActttatgataatattaataaaaattacgataatgataataaagggCTAGAGTTCTTTTCAAACAATTTCtttcatattaaaaaatttatagaaaaaaaagaaaatgaaaatgttcACATGTCAAAAATTGAAAATTcacaaaaagaagaagaattaaatcataaaagaaataaccTGAACAGTTCAGGTAAAACGGAAAAGCTTGAAAAATTTTTAggattatataaagaaaataatgaagcTATGGATTTTTATAAGAGTGTTTTgatagaagaaaataatagtatgaatatatcaaaaaataagataaataagaataatataattgatGATCGTATGAAGGATAATATATCTAAAATAAATCGTTATAATAGTGAtgacacatatataaaagttgaaaataattatgataataaaaaagaaatgaacaATTCTGATGAATTAAATggtaacaacaataataataataataaaaacaacaacaacaacaacaacaacaataataataataacaataataataacaacaataataatattaataatggtGGTGATAAGAATCGTcgtaataattttaataataataatatttatatgtgtaaaaatgtaaagaatataattttatcctTAGAATTAagtaatgaagaaaaaattaatgaagtgaggaaaattttattttattcatctAGCgatgaaaagaaatatattatgaatgaaatattaaatatattatatatttatccacAATTATATGTTTCTTGTATTATTagtttgttttatttatttatattagatAATGAAAtctttgaaaaatattttaatgctGATGATTTAGTATACTtgtttaatgaaaaaatagatTTTAGATATGCTGAATGGTTCTTAAAAACGTAcctattttataaatataaatattctgATAATACACATACCAAGGgatctatatattatataaagaaggGTTCACCAAGAAATAGTATAAAAAGGGAGGACAGCAATATGTATGCTGATCAAAGTGTCATGgcagaaaatataaaaaaaaattatttaaatgaagGAAACCAAAAAGATGATGATAACAAAAacaattatgatgataaagaaaacaattatgatgataaagaaaacaattatgatgataaagaaaacaattatgatgataacaaaaacaattatgatgataacaaaaacaattatgatgataaaaaaaacaattatgacgataaaaaaaacaattatgatgataacaaAAACAATTATGACtataataacaacaaaaatGACGATGATGATAGTATCAACGTCTCATCAAGTTTAAAAGGAATCCATAAAAACACGTTTGATCCTTTTTTTGAGAAACACAGTAACAACTCACTTATGGATTCAGGTGATGACTACTTATgtgatatgaataatttatccaataataaaaaagatatatatatcttatggACATATTTTGAGAGTTCGAAATGTGTAGGATATAATGAATGTAAAACATTATTAAgtttatgtttaaaaaaCGAAAATGAAAcatgtattaataatattagtgCTTCTAAACTTAGAAGTTTAGTTATTTCCATATGGTCGAATATACCTTCATCGAAACCTAAACgttcatttataaaattaatatttaattggataaataataaaaaagatgatttacataaaaaaaagaatttattttatttattaaaatctgaaaagaaaaataataagaatttatcaaaaatatgttttaattatttcttaaattatttaattaaatataaagataattgttcaaatgatattatatatatattatatttgatagatgaaaatgaattaaaaatatattcgaaaaattttatacaaaatcataaaataaattttaatcaatttatatctatatggaatattatgtgtatattattttgggATACTgatgaaattaataattttacatttttacaaaaaaataaatattattattatgattttatgttaatatttctaaaaacattttatgattatataaatgtaaatagaGACATGAGAGAAATCATGAAAATGAAATTGAAGAGAACTTTTCTAACAGGATATCACCATGATGTTGAGGAGCCATCTCAAGAACATATGTCCCTTTaccaagaaaaaaataatattcataatcaAGACAATCGTTTAAGTTTTacttatatgaaaaaaatgtcgCTCTCGAATTCAtccataaataataaacaagaCAAACATGAAGATCAAAATGAATATCTTAATCTTTTTgatattgaaaatataattaataattttaattttaccgattttgtaaataatgaaattagTAGAGACAATTATTTCGATTCTTTCTTTGGAGCGACCAATATGCCTATCCCCAGCATGTCGAATATATCTTTGGCTG gAAATCATACAACtcaatatgaaaaaaacaCACGTCATAATTACAACTCTCCCTTGACGCACCCCTTATGGAGAAATCGTCAAGAAAAAGAACGAGATTTACAAAGAATAAAAGACGAAGAAGAAAGATTAAAAAGGAGAGGAGGTGTACCTTTAACAGAAGCTTATGATATAGAAAATTTAATCTTTTTAggaatatgtataaaaatagttATATGTAGAATTTCTAATTTATTGAATGCTAAATCATGTTTACAacaatttcattattttctaaatCACAAAAGGCTaggtttaaaaatatttaaatactcacatattatattagtatattttataccattttttaaaaaatattattttttatggaaATTTATTGAGCATGAAATAGATAAAGATATTATGAatcttataaaatatattatggatCATTTAGAAAATATGCAAGTAGAAAATATACCCTTAAgtttatgtaatattaataatacctCTAATCAAATGCTTCCGGGTGTATCAAATCAAAATATGAATGAACGTACATATGCTGaaaatttacataatatgaataatatacataataataaattttgtcCCTCTTCCTATCGTCATACACAAAATATTCTTAATATGAATAGTACACATAATAATAGCAGTgtcaataataattttaataaaatgaatcaTTCTATTTCGGAAAAGATggggaaaaataaaaatgataatatcttttcctttttaaaatcaacaaaaaataatatgtctTTTGATCAAAATGGACGTCTTGTTAATAGTAacattaattatatgaaaaataaaaatttacttTTATGTAAAGAGGAACAAGAAAAACATACAAGTTTTCAAAGTTTGAATTGTAATAGAACGAAAAATAATAGTATACAAGAACGTGTTGTCTAtggaaaagaaataaataataatcataatttaaaagatataaacgtattcaaatataaaaaacatgAACACAAACATGGAGAATtctttaatttaaataatatgaaatatccattatatggaaaaaataaaaatattatggatgatgataatttaggaaataatatattccatccaaaaaaaaaaaataaagatgaatTTATTggatcttttaaaaataattcatcatatgttataaacgatgaagatgatgaacattatatttcatatgatGATATGTTTAGAAATTATGATAGTGACGATGATAGTAATATATCCAATAGTAAAAATACATCAGAAAATTTTAATGTAAAAGATTTTATAACAAATTTACATTTTGCTAACctagatgatgataataatattatatctaaaaatttcttttctacatccaaaaaattaaatgatcaAAAAGGTGAACAAAAAGGTGAACAAAATGGTGAACAAAAATGTGaacaaaaatatgaacaaaaataCGAACATCAAGGTTCTTCTGTCAAAATccaaaataacaaaataataaacaaaatgaaatatgATCCTTTCTTATCATCTTCCGAATCTTCTAACTACAATGAagacaaaaatattatgtatatgtacCCAAATGAACCAAATTATAAGGATTCCAAAAAAGTATtatctcaaaaaaaaaaaaaaaaaaagtcgaccataaataattttcatcGTATTAATTCCAATGGACCACATACAAATGAGGAATTTATAGAAAAGGATCAATCCACAAGTATAATCGGAAGCTTAGGACAAGATGATTCTTTTGATAAAATCTCACATAAAAATACTCATTTTGATCATCATAAAAACAATCCTTCCGATTTAACAAATAATCATATGatgaaaaatgtaaaacacatgaaaaatataaaacaacatTGTAGTAATGATGATTATAGTACCTCCAAGTATGAAGAACTTGTTAACGAACATACGATACGAAAAAATACAAACAGAAGAAATTCCTTGTATGCATATCCTACGCAAAATAGAATATCCGATCAAATGGAAAATCAAAAAATCAGAAAAAATACAAgtttagaaaaaaatgttcATCATATGAATGATAATTATGACGAAATAAATTTTACGGAAAAGTATTTTGAGCAAGAATACGGCTCAGACCAACATGATCAACGTAATAATAGTATGGATGCTGTGAATAGTGTAAATCATGTGAATCGTATGGATGGCGTAAATCATGTGAATCGTATGGATGGCGTAAATCATGTGAATCGTATGGATGGTGTAAATCGTGTGAATCGTATGAATCATGCAAACCGTGTGAGTCGTATGAATCATGCAAACCGTGTGAGTCGTATGAATCATGCAAACCGTGTGAGTCGTATGAATCATGCAAACCGTGTGAGTCCCAATAATATTGAGGATATACGTATGGGAGgagttaaaataaaaaaatatttaatgctacctataaataaatttaccTTTGAAAATATGAGTAAAAGAAATTATCCACATCCACCTGTAGGATTAATGAATTTAGGAAATACATGTTATTTAAATAGTTTATTACAGGCTTTATATAGTACAGTGTCTTTTATAGtaaatttgtttttgtttaaaataaatgaaacgAATAATAAGGTTAGGACGGTTCCTAATTATGAGATATATAAAAGTCAAATGCATCAAGAGAATACGAATAGTGAATTAGATTATTTCTTAGAAGAAATCAAatccttttttaaaaatatgttaacTACAGATAAGTCATATATATCTGCAGATAGAGTTTTAAATATGTTACCTGTGGAATTAAATAATAGAAATCAACAAGATGTGACAGAAGtttttagatatatattcGATAAATTAGGTGGTTCAGAAAAAGAATTTCTAAGATTAATTTTCTCAGGAGTTGTGATACAAAAAGTACAATGTCAAAAATGTCTTttcatttcaaaaaaaaaagaaattatacatGATCTATCATTTCCTGTGCCTATAAGTACGAACGAAAAATTATCGATTCAAAGATTTTTTGATACATTtatacaaaaagaaaaaatttacggaaataataaatacaaatgttcaagatgtaataaaaaaagaaatgccTTAAAGTGGAATGAAATTATATCCCCTCCTTGTCACTTGATATTAATTCTTAACCg TTATAATTGGTCCTTTAGCTCAAacgaaaaaaagaaaatcaaGACGCACGTTAAAATTAACTCAAAAATTGTAGTAAATAATTTTGATTACAAATTATATGGAGCAATAATACATGGTGGGATATCAGCATCATCAggacattattattttataggaAAAAAATCTGAaagacaaaataaaaaaaaaagctctTGGTATCAAATGAATGATTCGGTAGTAACAAAAGCAAATTCAAAAatgattaataaaatttctaAAGATTTATCAAATGACCACACGCCTTATGTTCTGTTTTATCGTTGTAAACAAGCACCCATATCTCCAGATTTGTACTTTTAA